The Bombus terrestris chromosome 9, iyBomTerr1.2, whole genome shotgun sequence genome contains a region encoding:
- the LOC100650690 gene encoding mitochondrial basic amino acids transporter — protein MALDFFAGCVGGCAGIVVGYPLDTIKVHMQTQDYRNPKYKGNWHCFRTLLAKESVAGLYRGMSSPLAGVALVNAVIFGVYGQTQKYIPDPASLTSYFAAGALAGIVQSPICSPIELAKTRMQLQTSAARFSGPLQCLKHAYTHEGYRGVFKGLSVTLLREAPSFGVYFLVYEALTKMPDNVPVSTSRMLLAGGLAGTASWVISYPLDVIKSRIQADGNRYAGLIDCLRQSVKTEGYSCLYRGLSSTIVRAFPTNAVTFTAVTWTFRLLGRENVETKKEEKQISMESIGESLDMREPFLEKWNNFLTSVSRRMVTRGLPYSTLSMTSTDELKLEWSVQYKDNEKWTKEGVKYGEQARADKFGREEDEKPTISKEDVENLKELVEKKVDRTVRR, from the exons ATGGCCCTGGACTTTTTCGCCGGATGTGTGGGAG GGTGCGCCGGTATTGTGGTGGGATATCCTTTGGACACGATCAAAGTGCACATGCAAACGCAAGACTATCGCAACCCGAAGTACAAAGGCAACTGGCATTGCTTTCGGACGTTACTCGCAAAAGAATCG GTAGCAGGACTTTACCGGGGTATGTCGTCTCCGCTGGCAGGCGTGGCATTGGTGAACGCCGTGATCTTTGGCGTCTACGGTCAAACCCAAAAATACATACCCGATCCTGCCTCGTTGACCTCCTACTTCGCCGCTGGTGCCTTAGCAGGGATTGTTCAAAGTCCCATTTGCAGTCCCATTGAACTAGCAAAAACACGCATGCAACTGCAAACCTCCGCTGCGCGATTCTCAGGTCCGCTGCAATGTCTCAAACACGCGTACACACACGAAGGATACCGCGGCGTATTCAAAGGCTTGAGCGTCACGTTGCTCAGAGAAGCTCCGAGTTTCGGTGTCTACTTTCTCGTGTACGAAGCTTTGACCAAAATGCCGGATAACGTTCCCGTTTCAACGTCGCGCATGTTGTTAGCCGGAGGACTGGCTGGCACCGCTTCTTGGGTGATCTCTTATCCTCTGGACGTGATCAAATCGCGAATTCAAGCAGACGGAAATCGTTACGCCGGATTGATCGATTGTCTGAGACAGTCGGTGAAAACGGAAGGATACTCTTGCTTGTACAGAGGACTCAGCTCGACCATCGTCAGGGCGTTTCCAACAAATGCCGTGACGTTCACAGCAGTCACGTGGACTTTCCGACTGTTGGGTCGAGAGAacgtagaaacgaagaaagaagaaaaacagataTCGATGGAATCGATCGGCGAGAGTCTGGATATGCGCGAACCCTTCTTGGAAAAATGGAACAATTTTTTAACCAGCGTGTCCAGAAGAATGGTGACTCGTGGATTACCATATTCCACGTTGTCGATGACATCCACGGACGAGTTGAAGCTAGAGTGGTCCGTCCAGTATAAGGATAACGAGAAATGGACAAAGGAAGGGGTCAAGTACGGAGAACAAGCTCGAGCGGATAAATTTGGCAGAGAAGAGGACGAGAAACCGACGATATCCAAGGAGGATGTCGAGAATTTGAAAGAACTTGTTGAGAAGAAAGTGGACAGAACTGTAAGACGCTAA
- the LOC100650086 gene encoding cytoplasmic dynein 2 light intermediate chain 1 isoform X3 — MNVHLSLLVARGSYGKTTIVHRFLEKDEAPKPTIAMDYSFGRKAGKSLIKNIVHVWEVGHLTSSLVSAAMTGSSLTHSPHHVTVLIILDLSQPEILWTTFEEAFSVVRNAMKMSYDDKIIQELKQQRIKERKKAVEKEVDPFPMKLCLIGGKYDQFKDLSLDKIELVGKILRATAHILGAGLYYHSAKDKSLLRRTKDLLSHYGFGIQFSDIKCTDFEKPLAISAGADSLSSIDLQFPQTRPSAILATIKQIYVTRIPQESRSNEIILEDPSNDPNFNEPIIDRLRAQREEEINILLHDMLEGRIPQIPIPDPS; from the exons ATGAACGTTCATTTATCATTGTTGGTAGCAAGGGGGTCGTAT GGTAAAACTACGATCGTACATCGATTTCTCGAAAAAGATGAGGCACCGAAACCAACCATCGCAATGGATTATTCTTTTGGACGTAAAGCTGGGAAGAGTTTA ATAAAAAATATCGTGCATGTTTGGGAAGTAGGACATTTAACTTCTTCATTAGTATCAGCCGCAATGACAGGTTCGTCTTTGACTCATTCTCCTCATCATGTCACGGTATTGATTATATTGGATTTATCGCAACCGGAGATTTTATGGACCACTTTCGAAGAAGCTTTCTCGGTAGTTCGAAATGCAATGAAAATGAGTTATGACGATAAAATAATTCAAGAACTCAAACAACAACGTATTAAAGAACGAAAAAAAGCAGTGGAAAAAGAAGTCGATCCATTTCCGATGAAACTTTGCCTTATTGGTGGAAAATATGATCAATTTAAG GATTTAAGTTTGGATAAAATAGAATTAGTTGGGAAAATATTAAGAGCTACGGCTCACATTTTAGGCGCAGGACTCTATTATCATTCTGCAAAAGATAAATCTTTATTACGAAGAACTAAAGACTTATTATCTCACTATGGTTTTGGTATTCAATTTTC CGATATCAAGTGCACAGATTTTGAGAAGCCATTAGCGATATCTGCCGGTGCAGACTCCCTCTCATCGATCGATTTGCAATTTCCTCAAACCAGACCTTCGGCTATCTTAGCTACCATCAAACAGATTTACGTTACTCGTATACCGCAAGAGTCAAGAAGCAACGAAATTATTCTGGAGGATCCAAGTAACGACCCCAACTTTAATGAACCGATCATCGACAGATTACGAGCTCAGAGAGAAGAG GAAATTAATATTCTACTTCACGATATGTTGGAAGGGCGAATACCTCAAATTCCTATTCCGGATCCATCATAG
- the LOC100650086 gene encoding cytoplasmic dynein 2 light intermediate chain 1 isoform X2, giving the protein MTDQNSEQNVRDHALRLCLEEEQHRKTNPIETHERSFIIVGSKGVGKTTIVHRFLEKDEAPKPTIAMDYSFGRKAGKSLIKNIVHVWEVGHLTSSLVSAAMTGSSLTHSPHHVTVLIILDLSQPEILWTTFEEAFSVVRNAMKMSYDDKIIQELKQQRIKERKKAVEKEVDPFPMKLCLIGGKYDQFKDLSLDKIELVGKILRATAHILGAGLYYHSAKDKSLLRRTKDLLSHYGFGIQFSDIKCTDFEKPLAISAGADSLSSIDLQFPQTRPSAILATIKQIYVTRIPQESRSNEIILEDPSNDPNFNEPIIDRLRAQREEEINILLHDMLEGRIPQIPIPDPS; this is encoded by the exons ATGACAGATCAAAATTC TGAACAAAATGTTAGAGATCACGCTTTACGTCTTTGTTTAGAAGAAGAGCAACACCGTAAGACTAATCCAATTGAAACACATGAACGTTCATTTATCATTGTTGGTAGCAAGGGGGTC GGTAAAACTACGATCGTACATCGATTTCTCGAAAAAGATGAGGCACCGAAACCAACCATCGCAATGGATTATTCTTTTGGACGTAAAGCTGGGAAGAGTTTA ATAAAAAATATCGTGCATGTTTGGGAAGTAGGACATTTAACTTCTTCATTAGTATCAGCCGCAATGACAGGTTCGTCTTTGACTCATTCTCCTCATCATGTCACGGTATTGATTATATTGGATTTATCGCAACCGGAGATTTTATGGACCACTTTCGAAGAAGCTTTCTCGGTAGTTCGAAATGCAATGAAAATGAGTTATGACGATAAAATAATTCAAGAACTCAAACAACAACGTATTAAAGAACGAAAAAAAGCAGTGGAAAAAGAAGTCGATCCATTTCCGATGAAACTTTGCCTTATTGGTGGAAAATATGATCAATTTAAG GATTTAAGTTTGGATAAAATAGAATTAGTTGGGAAAATATTAAGAGCTACGGCTCACATTTTAGGCGCAGGACTCTATTATCATTCTGCAAAAGATAAATCTTTATTACGAAGAACTAAAGACTTATTATCTCACTATGGTTTTGGTATTCAATTTTC CGATATCAAGTGCACAGATTTTGAGAAGCCATTAGCGATATCTGCCGGTGCAGACTCCCTCTCATCGATCGATTTGCAATTTCCTCAAACCAGACCTTCGGCTATCTTAGCTACCATCAAACAGATTTACGTTACTCGTATACCGCAAGAGTCAAGAAGCAACGAAATTATTCTGGAGGATCCAAGTAACGACCCCAACTTTAATGAACCGATCATCGACAGATTACGAGCTCAGAGAGAAGAG GAAATTAATATTCTACTTCACGATATGTTGGAAGGGCGAATACCTCAAATTCCTATTCCGGATCCATCATAG
- the LOC100650329 gene encoding kelch-like protein 10 has product MDVDSNDNSRNIDSHETNTQRLIAESGGRCMSTQAMQSLYDFRQNNLLCDAVLRLEDGGVFPIHRAILSACSPYFRTLFTTTLHSREKTDVLLPGVSSNMMNLLLEYAYLRSINVNNENVCQLLVTADYLNILGVLDFCCEYLKQNLAPENCISIMRFAREHFCKGLENSAYRYVMRHFVQVAQRSEEILDLPIEELTALIGADELNVKSEDTVWELVLKWIDYDPQSRKEFIVDLMKNIRLGLLDTQFFLENVKDHPYVTGNEACRPIIIETLKFLYDLEIITQKDGEVPTPKIARPRVPHEILFAIGGWSGRSPTNFIETYDTRADRWVKVEEVDPIGPRAYHGTAVVGFNIYVIGGFDGADYFNSCRCFNAVTKIWREVAPMNARRCYVSVAVLNDLIYAMGGYDGYYRQSTAERYNYKTNQWSLIAPMNCQRSDASATTLNDKIYITGGFNGHECLNSAEVYDPETNQWTMIAPMRSRRSGVSCIAYHNNVYVIGGFNGISRMCSGEKYNPATDIWSPIPDMYNSRSNFAIEVIDDMIFAIGGFNGVTTIYHVECYDEKTNEWYEATDMNVYRSALSACVIMGLPNVNDYIHKHRERLMEEKRQKLLALEVHRSQHQPQQDQIQQNSENSFNNEIPAPPPMPQNTSSSNENRQN; this is encoded by the exons ATGGATGTAGACTCGAACGACAACAGCAGGAATATCGATTCGCACGAAACCAACACACAACGACTGATTGCCGAAAGCGGTGGCCGATGTATGAGCACGCAAGCGATGCAATCGCTTTACGACTTCCGACAAAACAACCTTCTCTGCGACGCGGTCTTAAGACTCGAAGATGGAGGCGTGTTTCCGATTCACCGCGCCATTTTATCAGCTTGCAGTCCGTATTTTAG AACTTTGTTCACAACCACGTTGCACTCGCGCGAGAAAACGGACGTGCTTCTGCCTGGCGTCAGTAGCAATATGATGAATCTGCTTCTCGAATACGCGTACTTGCGTTCCATCAACGTCAATAACGAGAACGTGTGTCAGCTGCTGGTCACCGCCGATTACCTAAATATTCTCGGCGTTCTCGATTTCTGTTGCGAGTATCTCAAGCAAAATCTAGCGCCGGAGAATTGCATCAGCATCATGAGGTTCGCAAGGGAACATTTCTGCAAAGGATTGGAAAACAGCGCGTATCGTTACGTTATGAGACATTTCGTACAG GTAGCTCAACGAAGCGAGGAAATTCTCGACTTACCGATCGAAGAGCTAACCGCTCTGATCGGAGCCGACGAATTGAACGTTAAGAGCGAGGACACGGTTTGGGAACTGGTATTAAAATGGATCGACTACGATCCTCAATCTCGAAAAGAATTTATCGTCGATCTGATGAAGAATATTCGCCTTGGCCTCTTGGATACGCAATTTTTTCTCGAAAATGTTAAAGACCATCCGTATGTTACTGGAAACGAAGCCTGTCGACCTATCATTATCGAAACCTTGAAATTCTTGTACGATTTGGAGATTATTACACAAAAGGATGGAGAGGTACCAACGCCGAAAATAGCGCGACCGAGAGTTCCCCATGAAATACTGTTCGCTATAGGTGGATGGAGTGGCAGAAGTCCTACAAATTTCATAGAAACCTACGATACCAGAGCGGATCGATGGGTCAAG GTGGAAGAAGTAGATCCGATCGGACCTCGTGCGTATCATGGAACTGCGGTGGTCGGTTTCAATATTTACGTGATCGGTGGTTTCGACGGTGCGGACTATTTCAACAGTTGTCGTTGCTTCAACGCTGTCACTAAAATATGGAGAGAAGTTGCTCCGATGAACGCTAGAAG GTGTTACGTTAGCGTTGCCGTGCTCAACGATCTAATTTACGCGATGGGAGGATATGACGGATATTATCGACAAAGCACCGCGGAACGTTACAACTATAAGACCAACCAATGGTCCTTGATAGCACCCATGAATTGTCAAAGATCGGATGCCAGTGCAACTACTTTGAATG ACAAAATTTACATCACGGGCGGTTTCAATGGCCACGAGTGTTTAAATTCAGCCGAGGTGTACGATCCAGAAACCAATCAGTGGACTATGATAGCTCCGATGAGATCGCGTAGGAGTGGAGTGTCCTGTATAGCTTATCAcaataacgtatacgttattg GGGGTTTCAATGGAATATCAAGAATGTGCAGCGGAGAGAAATACAACCCTGCGACGGATATTTGGAGCCCGATCCCTGATATGTACAATTCGCGTAGTAATTTCGCGATCGAGGTGATCGACGACATGATTTTTGCCATTGGTGGATTCAACGGTGTTACCACGATATATCACGTCGAGTGTTACGACGAAAAAACGAACGAGTG GTACGAAGCGACAGACATGAACGTATACCGTTCAGCGTTATCAGCTTGCGTAATCATGGGGTTACCAAACGTGAACGACTACATTCATAAACACCGTGAACGTTTGATGGAAGAGAAACGACAGAAACTGTTAGCATTGGAAGTTCACCGCAGTCAACATCAACCTCAACAAGATCAGATCCAGCAAAATAGCGAAAATTCTTTCAATAACGAAATACCCGCACCACCACCGATGCCTCAAAATACTAGTTCCAGCAACGAGAATCGACAAAATTAA
- the LOC100650086 gene encoding cytoplasmic dynein 2 light intermediate chain 1 isoform X1: MKYCRKSEQNVRDHALRLCLEEEQHRKTNPIETHERSFIIVGSKGVGKTTIVHRFLEKDEAPKPTIAMDYSFGRKAGKSLIKNIVHVWEVGHLTSSLVSAAMTGSSLTHSPHHVTVLIILDLSQPEILWTTFEEAFSVVRNAMKMSYDDKIIQELKQQRIKERKKAVEKEVDPFPMKLCLIGGKYDQFKDLSLDKIELVGKILRATAHILGAGLYYHSAKDKSLLRRTKDLLSHYGFGIQFSDIKCTDFEKPLAISAGADSLSSIDLQFPQTRPSAILATIKQIYVTRIPQESRSNEIILEDPSNDPNFNEPIIDRLRAQREEEINILLHDMLEGRIPQIPIPDPS; encoded by the exons ATGAAATATTGTAGAAAAAG TGAACAAAATGTTAGAGATCACGCTTTACGTCTTTGTTTAGAAGAAGAGCAACACCGTAAGACTAATCCAATTGAAACACATGAACGTTCATTTATCATTGTTGGTAGCAAGGGGGTC GGTAAAACTACGATCGTACATCGATTTCTCGAAAAAGATGAGGCACCGAAACCAACCATCGCAATGGATTATTCTTTTGGACGTAAAGCTGGGAAGAGTTTA ATAAAAAATATCGTGCATGTTTGGGAAGTAGGACATTTAACTTCTTCATTAGTATCAGCCGCAATGACAGGTTCGTCTTTGACTCATTCTCCTCATCATGTCACGGTATTGATTATATTGGATTTATCGCAACCGGAGATTTTATGGACCACTTTCGAAGAAGCTTTCTCGGTAGTTCGAAATGCAATGAAAATGAGTTATGACGATAAAATAATTCAAGAACTCAAACAACAACGTATTAAAGAACGAAAAAAAGCAGTGGAAAAAGAAGTCGATCCATTTCCGATGAAACTTTGCCTTATTGGTGGAAAATATGATCAATTTAAG GATTTAAGTTTGGATAAAATAGAATTAGTTGGGAAAATATTAAGAGCTACGGCTCACATTTTAGGCGCAGGACTCTATTATCATTCTGCAAAAGATAAATCTTTATTACGAAGAACTAAAGACTTATTATCTCACTATGGTTTTGGTATTCAATTTTC CGATATCAAGTGCACAGATTTTGAGAAGCCATTAGCGATATCTGCCGGTGCAGACTCCCTCTCATCGATCGATTTGCAATTTCCTCAAACCAGACCTTCGGCTATCTTAGCTACCATCAAACAGATTTACGTTACTCGTATACCGCAAGAGTCAAGAAGCAACGAAATTATTCTGGAGGATCCAAGTAACGACCCCAACTTTAATGAACCGATCATCGACAGATTACGAGCTCAGAGAGAAGAG GAAATTAATATTCTACTTCACGATATGTTGGAAGGGCGAATACCTCAAATTCCTATTCCGGATCCATCATAG
- the LOC100649964 gene encoding vacuolar protein sorting-associated protein 54: MAKVVKVSESLPTVLICEYCTNLTFKQIEDFIRHLKDQHCSREGGSFVCLYGYNGVCTSLPVEGVSDKDYIAHATKHATMQQQRKSNGQLSEPSSSWTVYSAAQNLPAVLNDPFKGKQSNFLTRTWGDGFVEKVDIPKSPYLPEITMQHFESYLKKITRRYRKHSRMNSNANKSTTPNELLQNFPSLRKVKSLDQMQFDLSNIPKIFLIPNLDLSQKDNFYAVFPFVKNGLLNEDSNIVLNVKQMQEKLSHYLDVVEVRIAEQVASKSQAFFHAMTSHDALMEQLTQTITVLKALRKNIHQVDKHLVNDSLEILRLERARSNRLLVQEKLKLMATVHQSQPMIQLLLSTPDYVAALDLIATTQEILLQELNGVHSFRHLSSQLTEMEKLVDKMLSTEFQRYATADLNRPLSEENTVLDGDKLVSIISGLLRQKHFQFVDTYKEEAVTTVRAVTKQRVIEALAASDCCSDQQAAALEVGGLSLAERLTLLHNAIQSLTFLLLRVKAVHDVMQDTVDLAAGRVHDGSFDDTIPDRLLTQAEHSRVTIKLNDMITSICDYCHERMGNLLSAGTNDKDRLQSEKEKLNNENSNNKQEEKEYQNWNDKSSWLSKRATTAQVCQLANLVEEFTETCEKLCGKQCTGLRSAFKAQAGKFIQRFHTELKTKLTLLLESERWKQADVPPEFQSLVTYVYENKAFPPNLFKIDDKVKKDNVQNFIMIEDEKYAIVGTALMLIQMIHEYCRTGSELIALSGTIGRHLAELLRHYNSRCCQLVLGAGAMQVAGLKTITSTILVLAARSLKLILWFMPYVKSHFQTFAEQKPSRGLGASSISGGVALLDSVEKDIRAHVKEIESKILTIVDNLLGGQISKWTARPPVPSKSFRNISSYLMKLHEAVSGILPAVEVQTLYRTVNISFKEKLREQLVKMNIVNNGGPQHGVVTSELTFYLEALRKLKVLPTNELDDNWMSDIWTR, from the exons ATGGCGAAAGTCGTGAAAGTATCCGAATCGTTACCTACCGTTCTGATTTGTGAATATTGTACTAACCTTACGTTCAAGCAAATAGAAGATTTCATAAG ACATTTAAAAGATCAGCATTGTTCTAGAGAGGGAGGTTCGTTTGTGTGCCTTTATGGTTATAATGGAGTATGCACTAGTCTTCCTGTGGAAGGTGTTTCTGACAAAGATTATATAGCACATGCTACTAAGCACGCAACGATGCAACAACAACGTAAAAGCAACGGTCAATTGTCAGAGCCTTCTTCCTCGTGGACTGTGTATTCCGCAGCACAGAATTTACCAGCTGTTTTAAATGATCCTTTCAAAGGAAAACAAAGTAACTTTTTAACTCGTACTTGGGGAGATGGATTCGTAGAGAAAGTTGATATACCTAAAAGTCCCTACCTTCCTGAAATCACGATGCAACATTTTGAatcatatttaaagaaaattacaaGG AGATACCGAAAACATTCTCGTATGAATTCAAATGCCAATAAATCAACTACGCCTAACGAGCTGTTACAAAATTTCCCAAGTTTAAGAAAAGTTAAATCTTTAG ATCAAATGCAATTTGATTTATCTAATATCCCAAAAATCTTCTTGATACCTAATTTGGATCTTTCTcagaaagataatttttatgCCGTATTTCCATTTGTCAAAAATGGATTATTAAATGAGGATTCTAATATAGTTTTGAATGTAAAACAAATGCAAGAGAAG CTAAGTCATTATTTAGATGTTGTTGAAGTTAGAATAGCCGAGCAAGTTGCTTCCAAATCTCAAGCATTTTTCCATGCTATGACTTCTCACGACGCCCTAATGGAGCAACTTACGCAAACTATCACAGTTTTGAAAGCTCTTAGAAAAAATATACACCAAGTTGATAAGCATCTagtcaatgattctttggaaattttaag GTTGGAACGAGCGAGATCTAATCGATTATTGGTTCAAGAAAAGCTGAAACTTATGGCTACGGTACACCAAAGTCAACCAATGATACAACTGTTGTTATCTACGCCAGATTATGTTGCAGCCTTAGATCTCATTGCTACAACACAAGAAATACTTTTACAGGAATTGAATGGAGTACATAGTTTtag ACATTTAAGCTCTCAATTGACAGAAATGGAAAAACTTGTTGATAAAATGTTATCTACAGAATTTCAAAGATATGCAACTGCAGATTtaaacagaccattaagcgaggAAAATACAGTTTTGGATGGT GATAAACTTGTTTCCATCATTTCTGGTCTCCTGCGGCAAAAACATTTTCAATTTGTGGATACTTATAAAGAAGAAGCTGTAACAACGGTCCGAGCTGTAACAAAACAGAGGGTCATAGAAGCTTTAGCAGCGAGTGATTGTTGCAGTGATCAACAAGCTGCAGCTTTAGAAGTTGGTGGACTTTCCCTCGCAGAAAGATTAACATTACTTCACAATGCTATACAATCTTTAACATTCCTCTTGTTGCGAGTTAAG GCTGTTCACGATGTAATGCAAGATACAGTAGATTTAGCGGCAGGCCGAGTACATGACGGATCATTCGATGATACGATTCCCGATCGCTTATTAACTCAAGCAGAACATTCGCGAGTAACAATAAAACTCAATGATATGATAACTTCGATTTGTGATTATTGTCATGAGCGAATGGGAAATCTGCTTTCTGCAGGTACAAATGATAAAGATAGATTACAAAGCGAAAAAGAGAAACTAaacaatgaaaattcaaataataaacaagaagaaaaagaatatcaaAATTGGAATGATAAATCATCATGGTTGAGCAAAAGGGCAACAACAGCTCAAGTATGTCAACTAGCCAATTTAGTTGAAGAGTTTACAGAAACTTGCGAGAAACTCTGTGGTAAACAATGCACAGGTTTACGATCTGCGTTTAAG gcACAAGCAGGTAAATTCATTCAAAGATTTCATACTGAGCTCAAAACAAAGCTTACCCTTTTATTAGAATCTGAGCGGTGGAAACAAGCTGATGTACCACCAGAATTTCAGTCATTAgtaacatatgtatatgaaaacAAAGCTTTTCCACCAAATCTATTTAAAATTGATGATAAAGTTAAAAAGGATAATGTCCAAAACTTCATTATGATAGAAGATGAAAAATATGCCATTGTTGGTACAGCTTTAATGCTTATACAAATGATACACGAATATTGCAG aactGGCAGTGAACTGATAGCTTTATCAGGAACAATTGGAAGACATTTAGCTGAATTACTGCGGCATTACAATTCACGTTGTTGTCAACTTGTCCTTGGAGCTGGAGCAATGCAAGTTGCCGGTTTAAAGACTATTACTAGTACAATACTTGTATTAGCAGCACGcagtttgaaattaattttgtggTTTATGCCTTACGTTAAATCACACTTTCAAA CGTTTGCAGAACAAAAGCCTAGTCGTGGACTTGGTGCATCTAGTATAAGCGGTGGTGTTGCATTACTGGATAGCGTTGAAAAAGATATCCGTGCACATGTGAAAGAAATTGAAAGCAAAATTCTTACTATTGTCGACAATCTACTAGGTGGTCAAATATCAAAATGGACTGCAAGACCACCGGTACCATCAAAAtcatttagaaatatttctag ttatttaatgaaattacacGAAGCAGTTTCTGGAATTCTCCCAGCAGTTGAAGTACAAACTCTATATCGTACAGTAAATATATCCTTCAAAGAAAAACTTAGAGAACAATTAGTCAAAATGAATATAGTGAATAACGGTGGTCCACAACATGGTGTAGTCACATCTGAACTTACATTTTATCTGGAGGCATTACGAAAATTAAAAGTGTTACCAACTAATGAATTAGATGACAATTGGATGAGTGATATATGGACCAGATAA